One Fulvia fulva chromosome 8, complete sequence DNA window includes the following coding sequences:
- a CDS encoding Uridine kinase codes for MSLPKLELPTSSYDQLHVGGRSAGFSERVSDSRDAPDSDSSRGSSVAPKAHYSPPWANTSIIGIAGSSGSGKTSLSLAIIRELSLPWVVILSMDSFYKPLTPEQSGQAFRNEYDFDAPEAIDFDFLVEKLRDIKTGKKADIPIYSFEKHARLDKTNTIYSPHVLVLEGIFALHDERVMDLLDLKIFTEADADLCLSRRLLRDVRERGRDIEGCIKQWFSFVKPNFHKFVEPQRNVADIIVPRGIENKVAISMVCDRVHKTLDHKSQMHRIELKRLGKVAEDAPLSHNVVEMEQTNQVRGINTMLMDPSLIREEFIFYFDRLVVMLVEQAFTSGLCYKEREVETPVPGRKYEGLAFDGEVSAVVVLRGGSCLETGLKRVIPDCRIGRMLIQSNPRTTEPELHYYKMAPDVASHKRVLVLDPQMSSGGAALMAVRVLLDHGVEESSIVFVTYSAGRNGLQRLMSVFPGIRAVVCRIVEGDIEVRWVEQRYLGC; via the exons ATGAGCCTTCCCAAACTCGAGCTCCCCACAAGCTCTTACGACCAACTACACGTCGGAGGGCGAAGTGCCGGCTTCAGCGAGCGCGTCAGTGACAGCAGAGATGCACCTGACAGCGACTCCAGCCGTGGCAGCAGTGTAGCGCCCAAAGCCCACTACTCGCCGCCTTGGGCGAACACCAGTATCATTGGTATTGCTGGAAGTTCGGGATCTGGCAAGACTTCGCTTTCTTTGGCTATTATTCGAGAATTGAGTCTGCCATGGGTTGTCATTCTGAGCATGGACAGCTTCTACAAGCCGCTCACTCCCGAGCAAAGCGGCCAAGCGTTCAGGAATGAGTACGACTTTGATGCACCAGAAGCGATTGACTTTGACTTTCTGGTGGAAAAGTTGAGGGACATCAAGACTGG GAAGAAGGCAGATATCCCGATTTACTCATTCGAGAAGCATGCTCGCCTCGACAAGACCAACACCATCTACTCGCCACATGTGTTGGTGCTGGAAGGCATCTTCGCGCTGCATGATGAGAGGGTGATGGACTTGCTAGATCTCAAGATCTTCACTGAAGCCGATGCCGACCTTTGCTTGTCGAGAAGAC TGCTTCGTGATGTGCGCGAACGTGGCCGAGACATCGAAGGCTGCATAAAGCAGTGGTTCTCATTCGTGAAGCCAAACTTCCACAAATTCGTCGAGCCACAGCGGAACGTTGCAG ACATCATCGTCCCTCGCGGCATCGAGAACAAAGTCGCTATCTCAATGGTCTGCGATCGCGTCCACAAGACCCTCGACCACAAGTCCCAAATGCACCGCATCGAGCTGAAACGCCTAGGCAAAGTCGCCGAAGATGCACCACTGTCCCACAACGTCGTTGAGATGGAGCAAACCAATCAAGTTCGAGGTATCAACACCATGCTGATGGATCCGTCCTTGATCCGCGAGGAGTTCATCTTCTACTTCGATCGCTTAGTCGTAATGCTCGTGGAGCAGGCCTTTACATCAGGACTTTGCTACAAAGAGAGGGAGGTAGAGACACCTGTGCCAGGGAGGAAATACGAAGGCCTGGCCTTTGATGGTGAAGTCAGTGCAGTGGTTGTGCTTCGTGGTGGGTCATGTCTTGAGACGGGACTGAAGAGGGTCATCCCAGACTGCCGCATTGGACGCATGCTCATCCAATCGAACCCTCGCACGACGGAGCCAGAGCTACATTACTACAAGATGGCGCCAGATGTGGCGAGTCACAAGCGGGTGCTGGTGCTGGACCCGCAGATGAGTAGTGGTGGTGCGGCGTTGATGGCGGTCAGGGTGCTGTTGGATCATGGAGTGGAGGAGAGCAGCATTGTCTTTGTGACGTACTCGGCGGGCAGGAATGGGTTGCAGAGGTTGATGAGTGTCTTCCCGGGGATTCGGGCGGTGGTGTGCCGGATTGTGGAAGGTGATATCGAGGTGAGGTGGGTAGAGCAGAGGTATCTGGGCTGCTGA